The sequence tttataataaaatgtaaattgacATTGGAAACAGATAATTTGAGAGTTTATAAACTAATGTAGCCTATTTTATGCCAGGCAACGCttcttattttcttctgcaaaaatgtttagggaaaaactttaaaaatgttttctatcTGGCTTATccgacatcattttttttttattatgaaaataataattattatagtttatatataaaacTATACTGGTCTAAAGCAATTAATTTGTGACAGAACACCATAAAAATATTCTAAGTTAAGTTTTAAGTAGAATCAACATAATAAACATCATATAAATAAACCTTGGCGCATATAAGTGAATAAATAGGGCAATCATGATGGTTTTCTCAAATTCATTTTAGTTCAAATGTTTTATGACAACTTtcataatttgatttaaaaaaacaatgatctcgaaaaaaatctattaaaaaacaaaactactaAAAGAGATATGGTAAATGTTTCCAAGACTGTTAAAGAACAGTCTAAAAAAGTAACctctaaaaaaagaaagtttagttttaatagaaATTACCTGAATCTTGCAATCACACTCATTTAATCATGTGgtcttattaaataaaacaagtcaACAAATGATCTTGTGTCAACATTCATCTGCAGGCCTATATGAGCATCATGTAATCACAAACCATCGTATGCGTTTTTGTGTGCAAGTGCTTGTAACGACCAAATCTCAACGTTACCTACCCTGCGACGCTATAATTTCCTCTACGCTTTTAATTGAATTGCAATCACAGACTCTTGACTAAATTCTCTTACTTCTCTCCTACTTCATTTTGCAAAGCATCCAAACAGCATCATCGAAAACACTTGAAATCACGTATGACATAAATGAGAAGCAATATCGATGTCAATAACACAACAGAGTGGCAGTAATATGCGCTTGTGAAAATGAAAAGCCCTTTAGCTATGCACCAACACACCCGCTCAATATCTCCATTTTACGGGACACGGAGCTCCCTGAATCACATCGGCAACCAACCCAATCCCCATGACATCacacaggaaatggaaaatTGGGAACAGCGCAGCCTGTCGCTTGCCTGGCTGCCTTTCTCAAGGGACCGAGAGGTGACAGTAGAAAAAGATGAAGAAAATCGCAACGGGAGAGTGAAAGTGAGTCCGTCAGCTGTTTCGGTCTCTAAAATGGGTGATGGGAGTTTGCAAACTAGGAGCCCAGTTAGCAGCATCAGCTGGAGACGGGAGGATCCTGGGAGATGTTCAAGACTGCGCCATATGATGACATTGTGACTACGGCTCATGTTTCTCCTCTTTACAAAAATAGGCATTTACAAAACAACCTTAGCATGAACCCTTTTGGGAAAAATCTGATCTTATGCATTGCTATCCACCGCACACTACATCCAAGCTTTTTGTACTGTGTATGTGCCCTTAAGGttgaagtgtgtcatttctgGGCCACTAATGGCACCAAACAAAATTGCATTTCTTGCCCGGCTGGGTCAGACAAAACAACACGAGCCAAATAAATGGTGCAAGTTTAAAGCAAGCCTGCCTGTTTATTCTGAGCAATGAGAGACGGTGGGGTTGGGTGTGAGGGGAGAACCtgtttaaaaacagttattATGTTTGCAATTCTTTCACAAAAATGACACTCTTTAGCCTTAATAGCAAGTCGactgactgaataaaaataaaacaaagtgcATAAGAAGCATCTACGCAGGTCTATTCTCGCTACTACAGCTCCTGCACGTAAAAAGGTCTCTTCTTCCAGAGCGGAGGGCAGCGCGAAATATTGAGTTTGCTGTGGATCGGGTGGGCATGAGGTGTGGGAGGCTACGGCATCGATATCAGGTTTCGCATTCGTGGTGGGTGGGTTGCTGTTTTGGGACTAGAGGGCAGGATTTTGCTCATAAATCTACACTATAGCGAGGTATTCAGGAGAGACATACTGGAAATATTATGTATCAGCGATTCGACAGACCACACAATCGTTCGCACGCATACATGGAGGTCGCCGAGCGCTTCCACACAACCACACGATGAAACTGGATACCATGACACAGATGTTCATACAATAACATGGAAGACACATGCATGCGGTAGCGTACATGCTAAAATCTAGTCTGGTTCAAGCGTACGTATGCGATATTCTCATGTTGCCCATAAAGCCGGTGAGCAAAATATAtaagttaaaaaacaaaatgacatacgaagtctttctctcacacacacacatctgagcTAAGAAGCAGGGGGTCTCCAGGGAGAACAGACAGGTCTGATTTCGTCTCTCTCCTCGCTGGGTTCCAGGCTGTGGGCTCTGAATACAAACACTGCCTTATTCAGAAGGGCCGCACGCACAAGCTGGAAACAGTCGGCCTGGCTCTGCTCCACATCCACCTGAAACAACCAGCCCCGGGCAGCTGAATCACGATGGACGTCACTCACGGCTCGAAACACACAAGAAACCTTCACACATGATCCTTACGGGACAGGTGCGTGTGTGAGGCCTAGAAATCTCTCGTTTCCTGACGTACGCGCCAATTTGAGAAATTTCGCCAGGATCTTTGACAAGTTAGACTGGGTCATTTATCCCTGGAGTGCGTGCAAACCTGTGCGAATGCAGAAAgactgttaacaaataaaaagaccATCTGATACATCTACTATGAATTACCAAGGCAAGATCATAAAAAAATGCTAGAACTGAATGTATTATGAGGACTGGTTCCAATAACAGTTCTGGAAAGAAAAATAGACGATGTGCGCATCACGGCCACCTTAAACATTGCTGTTGTCATGGCGATCTGAAGGTCTCTTATTTCCTGCAATTAAACAGTCTGTGTAAACGTACCTTTTCAAAGTTTATGTGCCACATCTGTGTGGCTTTCGCTGTTaaaatttttaaaatgtacatatcacATGATACACAATACAGCTAAACACAAGGCACTGGTTTACAACAGATGAAGTCTGGATAATTCCTAAATggcaaaaatgagaaaaaaaattatatttaattcagaTTCATTATGACTATTCTCTCCTCTGAAATTGTAATGATTTGATTGTTGAGTGTAATGAATGGAATAGGATGTTTTTGTCCAATCGCTGCCTATTATTTCCTCCTCTaagaaaaaaaagtatgaattaGATTTAAAGAACCAGAGatcttcaaaaaaataaaaatatgtgggTGAACTACTTTTTCTCTTAAgaggaaatatattttaaactttacatCTAAAGTTTTTTTCaggtgaaaaaataaatataaaaaaattaactttaaatataCTATTAATTAGATTGAATCTTCTAACTGCGAAAACTAAAAACAGATTCTATGCCTTAAATTCACTTCTCCGTAAACTTCCTAGCAATGCACTATTTTTAATAtccaacaaaaaaatgaatgtattgtACATCCTATGCTCCAAAATAATTTCGGGCCTTTTTGGCATTCATCTGATTGTTTTTCATGTAAACACAAGTAGTAAAATGCAGGGAAAAATGTTGGCACATAATACAGCacaatacagtatattctaATGTCAACCATATGTGGAATTGAGGTGGCTTGGTGTATTTACACAACACGTATATTAGATTTAGCAAAGTGCCTTTCTGTTCTTCTTCTACCGTGCCAAACTCAAGCGGACATATGGATTTCGGTGGTGCAGTAAGCTAATTTTTATCAATAAATTCAAAACAGCACATGTAGACATGTCTATAAACTCTGGCAGAAAATGGAGAGTAATTGAGATCTTATGTGAAGGTAAAGCACAGCCATCTCGTCTGCATTGACAGTATACACCACACAGCTGGTTAAAACAGTATATTCTGGAGAGGTGTAGCTGATTCCcgcatgaacacacaaacacacacacaaacggacatatgcatgcacacacacacacacacacacacactcaaacaaacaaacacacacacacacacacaatacactcACTTGTGCACCTGGCCGCAAGGCAAGCTAAATCAAAACCAAAGGGGAACCACTATAGGAAAAGATACTCCCTGACGTTTAGCATTTTCAGTTTATTCAGCTGTGTTGCTTGACTTCAAGTAAGGTGCAAAAAGGAAAACCTGTAACCTATCAGTATGAGAGGAAAACTGCTAGCACAGAAACTGTTTTTTTGCAACTCGGAAATACAAGCTTGCTGGTTATAACAACAGCTGCTTTCACTGTCCAGTAAGACGataatagttaaataaataaatacaataaaagcgtataaaatgtgaaaaaatatgcatataaatatcagaccttacaaaataaatagaataattgatataatgtaatgtattcctctaaataattattaatactgCTAAATAAGTTACAAACTAAATAGAAAAACTTCATGTAGTATTACCTGTAGTGACGAAAGATCTCCTCCTCCACTTCGGTAAAGAAATGGCACTTAGTGCAGGCGTACTCTCCAGGTTGGTCTCGCCCCGGCCCAACCCCTCCATCCCCTGATCCCTCCACCTCTGGTTTGACATCCAGTAAGTTGTGTGGGACATGGGCGCTGTCATAGTGCAACAGAAGCAAGTCAATGTCAGTTGAGGTGAATGGGCACTGGTCACACAAGTGGGTGACGGACGCTCTGGGGGCCGGTGGGGACGGGGACGCGTTCCCCCCGGCTGTTAGCTGCAGCAGCAGAAGAGCGCAGTGCGAGCACGTGCTCTTACGGCAAGCGAAGGGATAGGAGATCTCCCCCAGGTGCTTCTCGGGAGTGCAAAGCCCACGTGGGCAGAAGGGGCAATGCTTGATGGTGCACTTGTGAATGCTGTGGGCTCGCTGATAGTGATGTAGGAGCGGAGCCACGACGATCACATCCGGACCGTGAGTCATCGAGTAACGGAAGTCACAGAACTGGCAGTTGTAACTTGTCACCACCGTTTCTGGATCGCCCGCTCCACCGGTCTTTCCGCTCTGGTGTTCCTTTTTCCGCAGATGGGAGTCTCCCACTTTTTTGTCCGTGTCTCCCGGACTGTCCACCCTGACGGCCCCCTGACCGTGTTTTTTCTCGTAGTGCTCCAGAAGTGTGGAGCTGCTGACGGCTTCGCAACTAAAGCTGCAGTACTTGCACCAGTAATACGCCGCTGGGGTGTCACCTCCCGTATGGGTGGGGGAGTCTGACGCCCTGATTGGCACAGAGTATCCGGCCACAGTGTCATCCTCCGCCCTCACTGCCACCCGATCTGTCCACTTCCCTTGCTCGTCCGTTCCTATGCGTGGCATGCCGTTCCCCTTCCTCTCAGAGGACCTCTCCTCCGGGCTGGGGTTGGATGGAGGGGGACTCTTCATCTTGTTAGGGTGGGTGGCCAGGAAATGCTGCTCTAGGTCCACCGAGGAGCTTCCCATGTAGGTGAAATTACAGAACTTACAGCGGAAGTACTTGGTGTTGCCTTGACAGTCCTGCGTCTTCCTCCCGATTCCGATGAAGGTACCTGCTAACGTCACCTGTGAACGGAGCACGGGGGAGGGAGGGGGCAGAGGGAATGGAAGACAAAGAGAGGAAACAAgatcaaaaagagaaaaaagaacaaTCATCTGTGAATTGCAGAGAAATAGAGGTCTGATTTTGTAAAATGACAACAGACTTTCAATAACCCTCAAAAAAGAGGCAGCGGTTATCATCACCACACAAAGGATAATCACATTTTCTGCCTTTATTACATTTCAGTGCTGAGATTTCAAAAAGCAGACAGGGAACATGTGAAACCTGTTGAGAAGTCTAGAAAGCAACCATGCAGGGAAAAACACGTCTTTACAGATTAATTATATCCAGGCATTGAGAATACAGAACACAATAGCTTTGCTTCTGAATATAAAAATAGTACCACGACAAGATGAAAATAATGGAAACGATATAACAAAGAATTTCAATAGCACACAAACTATCCGGctaaaaatcactttaaatggttcatttaacaaaacacaaacccTACATAGAGCAGGGTCTACGACTAACACTTGCCTTTACTAACAATAACTGTGACTGGTTTTGACAGCAACAAAAGTTTTTCAGCCGCTTGGCAAAAAGTTAATTTTGAGCTCTGCATGCAAACCCAAGATCTACGACTTAACAGCGTGCATTAGACAACTAGCCTAAAGACAAAAGCTTGGCATATGGAATATTTAGCTGGCAGTGACAGAGACAGGAGAAAgcgaaagaaagagagagagaggtcctGGGCTGCATACGCACTGGGGGAAATTCAACGTCATGCACCAGACAAAACAGTCAAGGAATGTCACACAGTGTAGACAGCCCTTCTCCCCCGAGCACCCCCTGAGCTGTATGTTCAAGcaatgattaaataaacaccCGCTGCTCAACGTCACACACGCCTGACTGTAATTCTACACATGCATATTATAGATACAAAGTGGACTAATTTGAAGTCTCAGCTGGTTGCTCTGAATCATCTGTCGGAGATACTGCATTTAAGATGAGTGCACTTATCCCACAGACGATGAAAGCTGCCTCTTAATACAGTTTTCCAAATTTATAACAGGGTAAAAACTCGAATTGCCGTAACCAATATTATCATCTCTTCTACagtagaaaaacagaaatagaaaaTTCAAGCCAAAGATCTGCGGAGTATATTAGAGCTTacaatattgaagaaaaatttgatttgaaaactattaaaatatttataactgAAAATGATGCACACGTTtcatatgtgttttatatttttttgtgatattgaTAATTAAAAACCTAAAACTTTGACTATAACTTTTTAAGTGTtaaaattatttagtttttgcaaACCTTTGTGATATGCATATTTCGATATGCAGGTTTACAAATAatgataattatttaaaaatatatttcatttttgcattatagtattaacatttttaaataagtattaaaaataaattgacactaaaaaaattataataaactataaaaaaagagtattaaaacatttgtgtagaAAATGATAtcctttatatgtttttttattttgtttgacatATGTAGATTTATAagtaagctttaaaaaaaaaaaaattaagaaagacagacaattCCTCACTTGATAGACAGACTGATAGATCtatagatagaacaacatatgctgaaaGAAACACAAGCAGGCACTGTTTCACAAGGGCACTGATGAAAGCCATTACCTCCAGCTGGTAAAACGGTCAAAAATCGCTCCTGCTCTGGCTAAAAACTAAAAGTTTCCAAATGTGGCTCATTTAGGAAAAAACTTAAATACTCCATTCAAACTGTAAACATGACATTGTTAAGGTGAAGAGTGAAAGCGTGCTGAAAGTTGGGCAGATAAATGACTATGACATCTGTTCATTAcccatcatttaaaataaatcgaCTCCTGTGTTTTCACTGGCTCCCCTCGTCGGCTTCCCTACGCTTTTCTCCCTCCTCTTACATTGGGAAAATGAGAAATAGCAGTCGACAATATTACCGCATGGAAAATTCCACTAGGGACGAATTCTGAATAGAATCATTATTCAAACTTTTTCCCCCAAGAATTTGTACGGTATTACGACAATTTGCAGACATGCTGATGTTGAATTGAAAAGATTGCAGTCGgtgttattaaaagaaaaaaatcagggACGCTAAGCTGTGCCGACTGCTCAACACATGCGCTGTTCTTTTGATTGAGTACATGCACATGTGCAGAGCAGGTAACTGTTCACAATGGTCTATTTAAACATGATCCGCTGAAGCGAGACCATCGATAAATCAGCCAAAAGTCACAAAACAAAGCCAGATACAGTGCGCTAGCATGATCCAGACtaattttttagtttgtttgttataaatcagaaatcACCTTGGTGACATTACAAACGTTGCTTGCGTTTCGATCTCAACTGAGCAGTTTGATTGCTTATTCATGACGTTATTTGCAAACACACGCATGAACAAATACGGATACAGAAAGCGCTTGTCAAATTTCGACATTAATTCAGCCGATGTTCATtagtgtgcgtgtttgtgtgtgtgagcgtgacTTTGCATGCGTCACATTCAGTAACCCACGTTTTGTGGTTTTGCTTCTGTGACATAAATTTCAGTTTCACATCTGCATGCACGCTTTTTTTAAGACCTAATGACCCATGAGCCCGACTGCGTGTCTGGGCGGGACTTGAGGCTGGTTCGTAATTACCTGTACGTCATAGGTGCCATTGAGCACGGAAGACCTGGGCGACCCTGCTTCTGCCACAAAGCCGCTCTGAGCTGATTGCCCAAGGAGCCGAGCCGAGTCTTTGGCCTGCGATTGGGCGGCGAACTGCACCATGTTATGAAGGGCGAGGATCTTATTGTCCAGCTCAGTGTCCTGTCGCGTCCGGTTGTGCAGGCCCAGGTGGTACTTACGAAAGTGTTTGATTAGGTCCGTGGGGTCGTTGCCATAGTAACCGTACCCACAGATGTTGCACTTAAAGTCCTGGAGCTTGGGTGAGGTGGGTGGAGGAGCTCCAGTCTCGGCTCCAAGCGGGCTAGAGGCCTCCTCCACTCCCCCTATGGGCCTTTGGGGATGAAGCGTAACGGGAGGGACATTGGAACCCTCTAGACTCGCTCCATGAGGGCTGACAGAGCCCATCAATGCCTGTGGGCTGTGGTCGAAGTCCTTCTCTTCTCCATTGCTGGTGCAGCCCTGTACGATAACGCAGCCTAACCGGGCGGTGGACCTCAGGCCATTCCGGTCGTTCTCGCAGTCTTCAGCCTCAATCTGCAGCGGGTCCCCTTTTTCTTCTGGATCAGAGTGCATTGGGGAAGCAGTGAAGTCTAGCAGCCTGGTCTCGGCTGCCTGCTTGTGGCTGGAGAAATCGGGCCTGTCTGGTTTGATGGGGCCAGGGGACGACGGCTCCTCACGCTCCTCGTTTACCGACCCGTCGGGCTCAGAAGCCTGGCTCTCGCCGTTTCCGGTTTCCGGGCCCGTGGCCTCGGCCGCCACGGCCTCTCCGTCCTCTTCCTCGCCGCCGAAGCTTCTCAAAGGGGGATTCTTTTTCCGCACCATATCTGGAACCCAACAGAGAAGACGACCAATGTTAGTAACGCATCATTACTCAAACAACACGCGCACTGCCTGCTcacatgttaaaaacatttctggacCCCACGGCACCCATTTGGCTCATAAAAGCAACTCTATAAATGCCTCTGGATTGTCTTTGATTctcaaaaatcattttcagaAGATGAACAGCCTTAGAAACAGGTCTAATCTTCGAGCTCGATCCATAAACAGCAACGAGGTTCTAATATCAGTGACTGTGTCGGCG comes from Triplophysa dalaica isolate WHDGS20190420 chromosome 25, ASM1584641v1, whole genome shotgun sequence and encodes:
- the trps1 gene encoding zinc finger transcription factor Trps1: MLNRDMVRKKNPPLRSFGGEEEDGEAVAAEATGPETGNGESQASEPDGSVNEEREEPSSPGPIKPDRPDFSSHKQAAETRLLDFTASPMHSDPEEKGDPLQIEAEDCENDRNGLRSTARLGCVIVQGCTSNGEEKDFDHSPQALMGSVSPHGASLEGSNVPPVTLHPQRPIGGVEEASSPLGAETGAPPPTSPKLQDFKCNICGYGYYGNDPTDLIKHFRKYHLGLHNRTRQDTELDNKILALHNMVQFAAQSQAKDSARLLGQSAQSGFVAEAGSPRSSVLNGTYDVQVTLAGTFIGIGRKTQDCQGNTKYFRCKFCNFTYMGSSSVDLEQHFLATHPNKMKSPPPSNPSPEERSSERKGNGMPRIGTDEQGKWTDRVAVRAEDDTVAGYSVPIRASDSPTHTGGDTPAAYYWCKYCSFSCEAVSSSTLLEHYEKKHGQGAVRVDSPGDTDKKVGDSHLRKKEHQSGKTGGAGDPETVVTSYNCQFCDFRYSMTHGPDVIVVAPLLHHYQRAHSIHKCTIKHCPFCPRGLCTPEKHLGEISYPFACRKSTCSHCALLLLQLTAGGNASPSPPAPRASVTHLCDQCPFTSTDIDLLLLHYDSAHVPHNLLDVKPEVEGSGDGGVGPGRDQPGEYACTKCHFFTEVEEEIFRHYRRVHGCCRCRHCSFTATDTTALLDHFNSAHCKDSVDPASAPANGCSAPSTLRIKEESKGDLKLYSLVPPEASRAEPPPGLEGMKSETQDEKEKAWVDALGGGVRGGEQHVQSLVWVPKERAGEILRGSPAPFPQATLGLLNAVGAGVKDQQQKGAAMLRDSSGLLYSLSANAKSYLPGTPPSGGEKTGQYPSSTEGKSAKEESQSLLRRRRGSGVFCANCLTTKTSLWRKNANGGYVCNACGLYQKLHSTPRPLNIIKQNNGEQIIRRRTRKRLNPDPVPSEQVGSKQQRVNSEERLNGSPLERRTEEPGSDGSRAEAQVQLGKYEAYGPSVPKSHPSPRSTHAFLVNQTLEIHKRMPPLHMHKSPADGGAEGNGLSAVPQSGDGKGGSERGSPIEKYMRPSKQASYSPPGSPIEKYQYPFFGLPFLHSDLQNEADWLRFWTKYKMSVPGNPGHYLGHVAGLPNPCQSFVPYPAFTLPPHFPPPPPAGPESDTPLDLAIKHSKPSPTPNGPLVAKEKATGEKRASPVSEQEMEQPEDIDEDSSSSQVAKPEKVDQATQDDLSSKCAHCGIVFMDEVLYALHMSCHGDGGPFQCSICLHPCTDKYDFTTHIQRGLHRAAPEANGNPSNQ